The nucleotide sequence GAGGCGGTGGAGGGGGCGCCGGCGGCTCTTCGGGCGGAGGCGGCGGTGGCGGCAGGGACGCTTGGCGATCGGTCTCGCTTGGAGCAAGATAGGTCACGCCCGGGCTTGCGTCGTGCGCTTCGAGATCTTCTCCCACGCAGCCCGCCAAAGCGGCGGAAAGCAAGGCGAGGGAAACGAGAGCGGCCCGCACGCGAATCCGTCACGGTTGACGCTATATAATAGGTTTGGAGAGATCGTTGGTTGATCCGCGCCCCCCGCCTGGCGATGCGTATCCGTCAAGGCTCCATGCGAACGCGCGGAGGGAACTCCCCCTCCATCTCCTGCGCCTCGACGACCGCGATGGCGGCCATGTTGACCACGTCCGAGACCTCGTCGCCGCGCTGGAGCACGTGGACGGGCCGCGCCATGCCCTCGAGGATGGGGCCGATGGCCTGCGCGTCGGCGAGACGTTGCAGGAGCTTGTAGGCCACGTTGGCCGCCGCAAGGTCGGGGAAGACGAGCACGTTTGCCGGCTCCTTCAGGCGCGAGAACGGGTACGTTCCGCGCAGGATCTCGGGCACGACGGCCGTGTCCGCCTGCATCTCGCCGTCCACGACAAGCGAGGGATCGCGGCGGCGCACGATCGAGACGGCGCGCGCGACCTTGTCGGCAAGCGGATGCCGCGTCGAGCCGAAGTTGCTGAACGACAGCATGGCCACGCGCGGGTCCACGTCGAAGCGACGGGCCACGTTTGCGGCTTGGATCGCGATCTCCGCAAGGGCCTCGCTGTCGGGATCGATGTTGACGGTGGCGTCGGCGAAAAAGAAGACCTGGTTCTTTAGGGTCATCAGGTACAGGCCCACGACGCGGCTTGCCTCCGGCCGCGTGCCGATGATCTGCAGGCAGGGCCGCAGCGTCTCGGGATAGTGCGTCGTGAGGCCGCCAAGGAACGCGTCGGCGCGCCCGCGCCGCACGAGCATGGCGGCAAGCGCGGCCGGCTGCCGGAGCGTCTCGCGCGCCTCCACGAGCGTGACGCCCTTGCGCGCGCGAAGCGCGTAGAGCTCCTGCGCCATGTCGGCAAGCTCGGACTCCGGGATCGTGTCGGGATCGATGATCTCCGGCGTCACGTCGAGCCCCATCTCCTTGAGGCGCGAGCGGATCGTGGCCGCGCTCCCGACGAGGACGGGTTGCGCGATGCCCTCGTCGGAGAGGATCTGCGCCGCGCGGAGGATCTTCTCGTGCTCGCCTTCCGGAAAGAGGACGCGCTTGGGGTTCCGCTTCGCCTTGTTGAGAACGATGCGCATGACCTGGTAGCTCTTGCCCAGGCGCGCCTCGAGCTCCTCGCGGTACGCGGCAAGGTCGACGCGCCGGCCGGCCACCCCGGATTCCATGGCGGCCTTGGCCACCGCGGGCGCGACCCACAGGAGAACGCGGTGGTCGAAGGGCTTCGGGATGATGTACTCGGGGCCGAAGCGAAGGTTCTGGCCGCCGTAGGCGTCGATCACCTCGTCGGGCACGTCCTCTCGGGCAAGCGCCGCCAGGGCGCGGGCGGCGGCGATCTTCATGTCCTCGTTGATCGAGCGCGCGCGCACGTCGAGCGCGCCGCGGAAGATGAACGGGTACCCGAGCACGTTGTTGACCTGGTTCGGGTAGTCGCTTCGCCCCGTGGCGACGATGGCGTCGGGCCGCGCTTGCTTGGCCTCGTCGTAGTCCACCTCGGGCGTGGGGTTTGCCATCGCGAAGATGACGGGCCGCTGCGCCATCGTCTTTAGCATCGCGGCCGTGACGACGCCCGGCCCCGAGAGGCCCACGAAGACGTCGGCCCCCACGAGCGCGTCGGCGACCGTCCGCGCGCGCGTTTCCGCGGCGAACTCCTCCTTCCACCGGTTCATGTTCTCGGTGCGCCCCCGGTGCACGACGCCCGTGCGGTCGCACAGGAGGATGTTTTCGCGCCGGGCGCCCAACCGCACGTACAGCCGCGCGCAGGAGATGGCCGCCGCGCCGGCGCCTGTCATCACGATCCGCACGTCGGAGAGGCGCTTGCCCTGGAGATCGAGCGCGTTCAACAGCGCGGCGCTGCTGATGATCGCCGTGCCGTGCTGGTCGTCGTGGAAGACCGGGATGGAGAGCTCCTGCTTGAGGCGGTCCTCGATCTCGAAGCACTCGGGCGCCTTGATGTCCTCGAGGTTGATGCCGCCGAAGGTCGGGGCGATCCGCTTCACGGTCTCGACGAAGGCGACGGGATCCGTCTCGGCGACCTCGATGTCAAAGACGTTGATGTCGGCGAACTTCTTGAACAGGACCGCCTTGCCCTCCATGACGGGCTTGCCCGCAAGCGCGCCGATGTTGCCAAGCCCGAGCACGGCCGTTCCGTTCGTGACGACGGCCACGAGGTTGCCCTTGCCCGTGTAGCGGTAGGACGTCTCGGGGTCGCGCGCGATCTCGAGGCAGGGCTCGGCGACGCCGGGCGTGTAGGCAAGCGAGAGGTCGCGCTGCGTGGCGGAAGGCTTCGTCGCGACGACGGCAAGCTTCCCCGGCGGGTCGTCCGCGTGGTAGTCGAGGGCCTCCTGCTTGGTGACGCGGGTGGGCGGCATGGACGCGCCAGAATGGCACCGAACCTTTAAAAGGAAGGCACCAATTCGCCCCCGAGGACCTTCCTTATGGAATACGTCGTCCTGGTGAAGGGCGTCCCCGACTTTCGCCAAGGGAAAGTCAAGTTCAAGGAGGACAACACCCTCGACCGCGGCAACACGCCCACGGTCCTCAACCCGAACGACCAGTTCGCGCTGCAGGCGGCGCTTGAGGCCAAGGTCAAGCACGGCGGCACCGTGCACGTCCTCACGATGGGCCCGCCCAACTACAAGAAGATCCTGCAGGAAGCCATGTCCATCTACGCCGACAAGTGCTACCTGCTCTCCGACCGCAAGATGGGCGGCGCGGACACGCTTGCGACGGCCGAGACGATCGCGGGCGCGGTTCGCAAGATCGGCAACGTCGACATGATCTTCGCCGGCTTCAAGAGCGCCGACGGCGAGACCGGCCAGACCGGCCCGCAGACGGCGTGGAAGCTCGGCTGGCCGGTCGTGACGCACGTCCTCAACTGGCGCGTCGAAGGCGAGCGGCTCGTGGCCGAGCGCACGGCGTACGACGAGATCGAGGAGGTCGAGGCTCCGCTGCCGGCCTTCATCGTCACCGACCCCGGGTTCAAGCCCGTGTACCGCCAGGCCACGCACCGCCTGAAATTGCAGGATCTGCAGGAGCAGACGCAGGCGCGCCTTTCCGAGTTCGACCGCCACTTTGCCGCCTGGACCGCGGCGGACCTTGCGCTCGACGAAAAGAAGATCGGCTTCAAGGGAAGCCCCACGATCGTCCGCACGGTCGAGCCCATCCCGCGCGCGCCGCAGGAACGAAAGGCGACGGTCTACGACGGCGCAAAGGACGAGGACGTCAAGGCGGTCGCCAAGGCCATCGTCGCGGCGGTGAAGGCCTGATGGCCGACGCGGCGACCCGCGGGGAGCCGTTGCGCGGTGGGATCTATCGCGACATGTGGGTGTACTGCGAGCAGAAGGACGGCGAGTTCCTGCCCGTCTCGCTCGAGATGCTCGGCGAGGCACGGCGCCTCATGGACAAGTACGCGCAGGATTACAAGGAGCGCGAGAACGTCGTCGCCGTCGTCCTCGGCCACAGCGTGGACGGGCTTGCCAAGCAGGCCATCCAGCGCGGCGCCGATGTCGTGTACATCTGCGACCACCCCGAGCTTGCGACCTTCCGCCTCGAGCCGGCCACGCGCGTCGTGGCGGGCATGGCGCGCGCCAAGGACGCGAACAAGGCGTACGACAAGCCGCGGTACTTCCTCTTCCCGGCGACGCACAACGGTCGCGACCTCTCCGCGACGGTGCTGGCCGAGCTCGAATCCGGCCTCGCCTCCGACTGCAACAAGCTCTACATCGAGGACATCCCCATCAAGCACCCGGTGAAGACGCCCGGCGGCGAGCGGATCTTCGAGCGCACGCTGGGCATGAAGCGCCCGGACTTCTCCGGCTTCGAATGGTCCACGATCCTGTGCCTGAACGACCCGGAGAAGGAGTTCTACCCGCAGGCCTGCTCGGTCATCCCCGGCTCCTTCCAGCCGCTGGATACCAGCACCGGGCGCAATGGAACCGTCGTTCCCTACAAGTTCAACCTCGGCGAGCGGGACCTCCGCGTGAAGGTGCGCTCGCGTCGCAAGCTCGGAGGCGGCGTGCGCCTGGACAAGTTCCCCGTCGTCGTGGCGGTGGGCCGCGGCATCGGCGCGAACCCCTCCGAGGGCATGCGGCTTGGCGTCGAGCTTGCCAAGGCCTTGGGCGGCGAGGTGGGCGTGTCGCGCGGGGTCGTCACGGCGAAGTACCCGCTCGACGCGAACTCGAAGAAGTACGCCGAGGAGGAGCGCCAGATCGGCGAGACCGGCCAGTTCGTGAAGCCCAAGGTGTACCTTGCGCTTGGCATCTCCGGCGCCATCCAGCACAAGAAGGGCATGGACCAGTCGGAGAAGATCGTGGCCGTGAACACCGACGAGGCGGCGCCCATCCGGGAGTTCAGCGACGTCTTCGTGAAGGGCGATCTCTACAAGGTCGTTCCGCCGCTGCTTCGGGCCATCGAGGCGGAGCTCAAGACGGCGACCGCCGCGCCGGCCGCTCCGATCGCGGGAGGCAAGGCCTGATGGTCGAGAAGTTCGACGCCATCGTCGTCGGCGCGGGCCCCGCCGGGTCGGCCGCGGCCATGGAGCTTGCGCGAAACGGCGCGCGCACGCTCGTCCTCGAGCGGGGCAAGTTCCCCGGGCACAAGAACGTCACGGGCGGCATCCTCTACGGGCAGGACAACACGCCCTACAACCTCGACTACCTCGTCCCAGACTTCGAGAAGCGGGCGCCGCTGGAGCGGCCCATCCACCGCTACCTCATGCACTGCCTCTACAACAACCGCGTGAAGACCCTCGACATCACGCGCCTCCACGGCCACCACACGAAGTGGAGCTATGCGGTGCTCCGGGTTCCCTTCGACCGCTGGTTTGCCTCCGAGGTGCACAAGGAAGCGCGCAAGTCCGGCGGCGGCGTCGTCTCCGAGGTGCGCGTGACGGGCCCTCTTGTGGAGGACGGCCGGATCACGGGCGTCGTCACGAACGAGCTCGAGCCCATCCGCGCCGACGTCGTCGTCGCGGCCGACGGCGCGACGAGCGAGCTTGCGCGCAACAGCGGCATCCGCTCGTGGTGGAGCGAGCCCGAATGGTTCCAGGGCGTGAAGGTCGTCGTGAAGATGCCCAAGGACGCCGTGGAGGAGCGTTTCGACCTCGACGGCGAGGCCGACGGCAGCGCCCACCTGTTCGCGGGCAACGTGTTCGAAGGCGTGCGGGGCGGCGGCTTCCTCTACACGAACAAGGAGAGCCTCTCGATCGGAACCGTGTTCCACCTCGACTCGATCGCGGCCAACGGAACGCCCCCCCACAAGCTCCTCGATCGCTTGCTCGCTCACCCGCTCCTTCGCAACTGGCTTGGCGCGTACTACGACGAGACCGAGTACAGCGCCAAGCTCATCCCCGACGGCAAGAAGTGCGTGCTCGAACGGCCGTGGAAGGACAATCTCCTCGTCGCCGGCGACGCGGCGGGCCACATGAAGGCGGCCGGCCCCATCATCAAGGGCATGAACCTTGGGATCACCGCCGGCATCCTCGCCGCGCGCGCCTACCTCGAAGCGCGCAAGACGGGCAACCTGCCGCAGGTGGGCCCGATCTACGAGCGCATGCTCGGGGACAGCATCGTGGGCGAGGAGTTCGCGCCCCCCCGCGGCTTCATGGCGCGCATGGCAAGAAGTCCGACCATGAACGCGCGTTTGGAAGCGTTCCTTCGGAGCGACATGGGGCGGCTCTTCCTGCGAAGCCGCATGGGGCAAAAGCGCCTCACCAAGATGCTCTCGGACTACAACCTTGCAAGCGCGGCGCCGGACACGGAGTTCACCTACGTCACGCTGCCAAGCCTCGTCGCCAAGGAGGCCGGCGAGCCCGTCCGAAGCCACGCGGAGATCCGCCTTCGCACGCTCGACGAGCGCATCGCGGCGCTCGGATACGACACGGACATCGGCACGGCGCACATCGAAGTGCTCGACGACACGCCCGCGGCAAGCGGAAAGACGGTGTTCACCTGTCCCGTCTCCTCGCCCGAGTCCAGCCGGGGGTGCTACCGCCTGGAGAACGCCGTCCTCTCCGACGGGAAGGTCCGGCGGCAGGTCGTCCTCGACGTTCAGCCGTGCATCGAATGCGGCACGTGCGCCGTCGAAGGCGTCGTCCGGTGGGAGCACCCCAACGGCGGGAAGGGCGTCGGGTACCAGTACGGTTGAAGCCGAGCCCGCCTTGGCGGCGTCACCTTTAAGACGTCCGAGTGGAACTTGTCGCCGGGAGGCACGTTTGTGCCAAGAGTGGTCGCCGCGCTGCTTGTCCTAGGCATCCTGCTGTCGCCCTCGGCGGCGGGCGCTCTTTGGCCCGACGGGTCGCAAACGGCGGCCCGGCCTGCGACCGCCGACGCGCGCGAGGGCGCGAATCCCAAGCCCGCTTCCTGGCCGGCGCCCGCCCGCGACCCCGACGAGGCGTTGCGCCGGGTCGGACACCGCTTGGACCTCGACGGCAACGGCATGGAGGACGTGCTCGACGTCCTCGTCCGTGGAGCGGCTCCGGGCGAGCGTCTGGCCGTGATCGCCCTGCTGGCGCCCGAGGCCAGCGAGTCGAAGCTCGCGGCGGCGCTGGCGCGCGCCGGCGCGGACGCTTTGCGGGTCTTTTCCATCGTGCCCGCCATCGCCATGGAGCTCCCCGTTGATGCCGTCCCCGCCGTGGCGTCGTTTCCGGAGGTGGCGGGACTCTATCACGATGCCCGCGTCCGCGCGCTCTCGGACGCGACGAACGCGGCCCTGCGCGTGCAGGAGGCGCGCGCTGCGTTCCCGGCCGACGGGCGGGGCGTGGGCATCGCCATCCTCGACACGGGGCTCGACGCCTCGCACGAGAGCCTCGCCGTGCTTCCGCACGGCGGCCCGAAGGTCGTCGGATGGCACGACGTCGTCGGCGGCCGGCCCGAGCCGTACGACGACGACGGCCACGGCACGCACGTCGCGAGCATCGCCGCGGGCGTCCCCGTCGGCACGCGCTACGGCGGCGTGGCGCCAGGAGCCCACCTCGTCGGCGTCAAGGTCCTCGACGCAAGCGGCGCCGGAACCGAAAGCGGCGTGATCGCCGGCATGGAGTGGACGGTCGCAAACGCCGCCGCCCTTGGCGTGCGCGTCCTGTCCATGAGCCTTGGCGCAAACGCCAACGGCGACGGCACGAGTCCCATCGAACGGGCCGCCACGGCCGCGGCGCGCGCGGGTCTCGTGACGGTCGTCTCGGCCGGCAACGCGGGGCCGGGCGAGCGGACCGTGCGAATCCCCGCGGCCGCCTACGACGTGATCGCGGTGGGCGCGGTGGACAACGCCAAGAACCTCGCGCCCTTCTCGAGCCGCGGCACCACGCTCGACGGCCGGATCAAGCCGGAGGTGAGCGCACCGGGCGTTGGCGTCGTAGCGGCCGCGGCCAACACGGGCGACGAGTACGTATCCCTGAGCGGGACCAGCATGGCGGCGCCCCACGTGGCCGGCGTGGCCGCGCTCCTGCTCGAGCGTTCGCAAGGAACCCTCGCTCCGGCGGCCGTGCGCGAGATTCTCTGGCACACGGCGGAGGACGCGGGCGAACCCGGCCCCGACGCGGCCTTTGGGGCCGGCGTCGTGGACGCGCTCGAAGCCGCCCGCGCCTCGGAGCCTCGCGAGCGCTTCCTGTGGCTTTCCGACCTCAAGGCGCCAAGCTGGGCGGCTCCGGAGCAGGAGATCGAGGTCACGCTTTCGCTTTCCAACCTTGGAACGCGGGATGCCTCCGACGCCGTGGCGCGGCTTCGCGTGGGTGGCGAAGAGGTGGCCGCGTCGCTCGAATCGATTTCCGCCGGCGCGACGACCGAGCTCCGCCTTCGCTTCCGGGCGCCGGCCCAAACGGGCGCGAAGACGATCGTCGCGGAGATCGACGATGCGCCCGGCGACGAGCCCGCCTGGGCCAAACGCCGGACCGCGACGCTACGCGTCGTGGTCGCCGAAGGGGTCGTGAAGAACGGCGGCTTCGAGACCGGCGACCTTTGGGGATGGTCGATCGCCCGCGGCGGATTTGGCAATTGGTACGCCCAGGATGGGACGCGGTCGCCCCGGAGCGACCTCGGCCTTGCCCCTCCACCCGGGGGCGACTTCGCGGCGACGACCGACCAGCAGTGGCGCTCGTCGAACGTGCTCTACCAAGACGTCGCGATCCCGCGCGAGGGCTCGCCCAAGCTCTCGTTCCTCGTGTACTACCGAAACCGCGCCGGGGAATTCCACGCGCCCGACACGCTCTCGGAGATGCATTTCCCCAATCAGCAGTACCGCGTGGACCTTCTGACGCCCTGGGCGGATCCGACCTCGGTCCTGCCCGTCGACATCGTGGCCAACCTGTTCCAGACAAAGCCCGGCGATCCGCCCCGACTTGCCCCCCTCCGCATCTGCCACGATCTCTCGCTTTGGGCCGGGCATGCGCTTCGCCTGCGCATTGCGCAGGTGAACAACCAGGGGCATTTCCACGCGTCCGTCGACGACGTCCGGCTGGAGAACCATTGCCCACCCGCTCCTCCGGCGGCGTCCCCGCCCGACCTTCTCGTCTCGGCCCTTGCCCTCGACCCGCCGAATCCCGAACAAGGCCGCCGCCCCGCCCTCGTCGCCACGGTGGAAAACGTGGGCCTTGGCCCCGCCGCCCAGACGTTCCTGTCGTTTCGGATCGGAAACGAGCGCGTTCTCGTGAGGACGCCGCCGGTGGAACCCGGCCGGTCCCTCGCCGTCTCCGCTTCGGGACCCGCGCTTGCCGCCGGCAGCTACGTCCTCACGGCCACGGCCGACGCGTCGGCGGATCTTGACGAGAGCGACGCGACGAACAACCAACGAACGCACGCCTTTGCCGTCGTGGCGGCCCCGCCGCCGGGGGGTTGCCCTCCCCCGCCGGCCGAGGGCTTCGTCGAGTGCTTCGACGACGGCTCCGGCCTTCCCGACGGCTGGTCGGCGACGGGTCTTTGGCACGTGTCCTCGTGCCAGACCGCAAGCGCCCCCGCGAGCCTCGCCTACCACCGCGGGGCGTGCCCGGACGACTACGACGCGGGGCTCACGCAAGGCTCCGCTCGCCTCCCCCCCCTTCGCGTGAAGGGCGCGCCCGTCGTGCTGCGGTTCGACAGCCGCTCCGCCACCGAATGCGACGGCGAGTGCATGTACGACCGCCGTCAGGTGCTGGCAAGCGTGAACGGCGACGCGTTCCGGCCGGTCTTCGAGGAGAACGACGGCCCGTGGAGCCTGCGAACCGTCCCGCTCGACGGGCTCGCGCCGGGGGACCTCCTGCGGCTACGCTTTGCATTCGATTCCGTCGACCACCTCCTCAACGACCACGAGGGCTGGTCGGTGGACAACGTTCAGGTCACGCACGTCGAGCGAGCGCCGCCGTCGGTGCTCCCCGACCTTGTCGTGTCCGAGATGCGCATCGAAGGCCTTGCAACCTCCCCGCGCGACCGCCTCCTGCGCGCCGTCGTGGAGAACCGCGGCGCCCTTCCGTCGGAGCCAAGCCACGCGCGCCTTCGGATCGAGGGCCCGCACGCGGCCGAGGCGGTCGCTTGGACGCCCGCGCTTGCGCCGGGAGCCTCGGCAACCGTCGAGGCGGCCTTCCGCCTTGCGCCCGGCGACCACGTCGTGCAAGCCTGGGCCGACGCCTTCGACGACGTGGACGAATCGGACGAGGCCAACGCGGCCGCCCCGACGCCCTTCCAAGTGCCCGCCGTCGCAGACCTCGTGCTCGCCTCCTGGACGGCCGAGCCTTCGAAGCCGCGTGACGGCGACAGCGTCGATTTGACCTTGGTCGTCCGGAACGATGGCACGGCGGCGGCGCCGCCCTCGACGCTGCGCGTCGATGTCGACGACGGCAGCGCGTACGAGACTCCTCTCCCCCGCCTTGCGCCCGAGGAAAGCGCCACCGTCCGGGTCCCGTGGACCGCGGCCGCCGGAACGCGAACCCTTACCGCGGTCGTGGACGCGCGTGACGACGTCGACGAGTGGAGCGAGGGCAACAACGGGGGCGAGCTTTCCGTGCGCGTGCTGCCGGGCCGGCAGACGCTCCTTGCGTGGGCTCTCGACCATCGCACGATCGGGACCGCGGTCGAGGCTCGGTCGCTCGAACTTGCCGCCGACCACGAGGCCGTCGAGGTCGCGTTGTCGTGTCCGCGCGCAGCGTCCTCGCTGGCGCTTGCAAGCCCGGACGGCATGCACCGGATCGTGGCCACCTGCGCGCTGGGCCGGTCCGGCGCAACGGCTTTGCTCGTGCCCGCCGGCACGTATCGCCTCGTGCTCACGTCCGCGGGGGTGGGCGACGTCTCCGTGACCGTCACGGGATTGCCGGCGGCCTGAGGCGCCTTGGTTGCAACGCGAAACCGCGGTGCTCTGGCGGACACTTGGCCGGTTCAAGGTTCAAAAGGGCAAGCCCGAGAGTCCTTACCCAACCTTTTTATGCGAGCGGCCGAAGAAGGCGGTTCGGGTGGGATCGGTGGCAGTGGCTTCGGTTGTTCGTCGCTCCGTTCTTGCGCTTCTCGTGGCTCTGGGGATGGCCGGGACCTCGGTTGCGCAGGTCAGCGTCTCGTACGACCCGGCGGATCTGCCGCTTCCCCCGGTTCCCGCAGCGCCCGGCACCGGCACGTGGTGGCCGACGGTCCCGATGCTCGATCGGTACTTGGGCGGAGGCTCTCTCTCGAACGGCCTTCCGACCTCGCAAACGAGCAACGGTGGCATCGCCGACGCCGACGCGGGCGTGGCCGCCTTGGGGCAGGACTGCCGCGCCGAGGGAGCCGTCGCCGTCACGACGTGCCAAGGCGGATACGCCCAAGGAGACGCGGCCGCCGTGGCCCCAGGCGGAGAAGCCAACGGCAACACAATCGCTGTCGGCAGCCGTGGCGCCGCCGTCTATCCGACGGGTCCCCTGAGCGT is from Candidatus Thermoplasmatota archaeon and encodes:
- a CDS encoding electron transfer flavoprotein subunit beta/FixA family protein; amino-acid sequence: MEYVVLVKGVPDFRQGKVKFKEDNTLDRGNTPTVLNPNDQFALQAALEAKVKHGGTVHVLTMGPPNYKKILQEAMSIYADKCYLLSDRKMGGADTLATAETIAGAVRKIGNVDMIFAGFKSADGETGQTGPQTAWKLGWPVVTHVLNWRVEGERLVAERTAYDEIEEVEAPLPAFIVTDPGFKPVYRQATHRLKLQDLQEQTQARLSEFDRHFAAWTAADLALDEKKIGFKGSPTIVRTVEPIPRAPQERKATVYDGAKDEDVKAVAKAIVAAVKA
- a CDS encoding FAD-dependent oxidoreductase; its protein translation is MVEKFDAIVVGAGPAGSAAAMELARNGARTLVLERGKFPGHKNVTGGILYGQDNTPYNLDYLVPDFEKRAPLERPIHRYLMHCLYNNRVKTLDITRLHGHHTKWSYAVLRVPFDRWFASEVHKEARKSGGGVVSEVRVTGPLVEDGRITGVVTNELEPIRADVVVAADGATSELARNSGIRSWWSEPEWFQGVKVVVKMPKDAVEERFDLDGEADGSAHLFAGNVFEGVRGGGFLYTNKESLSIGTVFHLDSIAANGTPPHKLLDRLLAHPLLRNWLGAYYDETEYSAKLIPDGKKCVLERPWKDNLLVAGDAAGHMKAAGPIIKGMNLGITAGILAARAYLEARKTGNLPQVGPIYERMLGDSIVGEEFAPPRGFMARMARSPTMNARLEAFLRSDMGRLFLRSRMGQKRLTKMLSDYNLASAAPDTEFTYVTLPSLVAKEAGEPVRSHAEIRLRTLDERIAALGYDTDIGTAHIEVLDDTPAASGKTVFTCPVSSPESSRGCYRLENAVLSDGKVRRQVVLDVQPCIECGTCAVEGVVRWEHPNGGKGVGYQYG
- a CDS encoding S8 family serine peptidase translates to MPRVVAALLVLGILLSPSAAGALWPDGSQTAARPATADAREGANPKPASWPAPARDPDEALRRVGHRLDLDGNGMEDVLDVLVRGAAPGERLAVIALLAPEASESKLAAALARAGADALRVFSIVPAIAMELPVDAVPAVASFPEVAGLYHDARVRALSDATNAALRVQEARAAFPADGRGVGIAILDTGLDASHESLAVLPHGGPKVVGWHDVVGGRPEPYDDDGHGTHVASIAAGVPVGTRYGGVAPGAHLVGVKVLDASGAGTESGVIAGMEWTVANAAALGVRVLSMSLGANANGDGTSPIERAATAAARAGLVTVVSAGNAGPGERTVRIPAAAYDVIAVGAVDNAKNLAPFSSRGTTLDGRIKPEVSAPGVGVVAAAANTGDEYVSLSGTSMAAPHVAGVAALLLERSQGTLAPAAVREILWHTAEDAGEPGPDAAFGAGVVDALEAARASEPRERFLWLSDLKAPSWAAPEQEIEVTLSLSNLGTRDASDAVARLRVGGEEVAASLESISAGATTELRLRFRAPAQTGAKTIVAEIDDAPGDEPAWAKRRTATLRVVVAEGVVKNGGFETGDLWGWSIARGGFGNWYAQDGTRSPRSDLGLAPPPGGDFAATTDQQWRSSNVLYQDVAIPREGSPKLSFLVYYRNRAGEFHAPDTLSEMHFPNQQYRVDLLTPWADPTSVLPVDIVANLFQTKPGDPPRLAPLRICHDLSLWAGHALRLRIAQVNNQGHFHASVDDVRLENHCPPAPPAASPPDLLVSALALDPPNPEQGRRPALVATVENVGLGPAAQTFLSFRIGNERVLVRTPPVEPGRSLAVSASGPALAAGSYVLTATADASADLDESDATNNQRTHAFAVVAAPPPGGCPPPPAEGFVECFDDGSGLPDGWSATGLWHVSSCQTASAPASLAYHRGACPDDYDAGLTQGSARLPPLRVKGAPVVLRFDSRSATECDGECMYDRRQVLASVNGDAFRPVFEENDGPWSLRTVPLDGLAPGDLLRLRFAFDSVDHLLNDHEGWSVDNVQVTHVERAPPSVLPDLVVSEMRIEGLATSPRDRLLRAVVENRGALPSEPSHARLRIEGPHAAEAVAWTPALAPGASATVEAAFRLAPGDHVVQAWADAFDDVDESDEANAAAPTPFQVPAVADLVLASWTAEPSKPRDGDSVDLTLVVRNDGTAAAPPSTLRVDVDDGSAYETPLPRLAPEESATVRVPWTAAAGTRTLTAVVDARDDVDEWSEGNNGGELSVRVLPGRQTLLAWALDHRTIGTAVEARSLELAADHEAVEVALSCPRAASSLALASPDGMHRIVATCALGRSGATALLVPAGTYRLVLTSAGVGDVSVTVTGLPAA
- a CDS encoding NADP-dependent malic enzyme produces the protein MPPTRVTKQEALDYHADDPPGKLAVVATKPSATQRDLSLAYTPGVAEPCLEIARDPETSYRYTGKGNLVAVVTNGTAVLGLGNIGALAGKPVMEGKAVLFKKFADINVFDIEVAETDPVAFVETVKRIAPTFGGINLEDIKAPECFEIEDRLKQELSIPVFHDDQHGTAIISSAALLNALDLQGKRLSDVRIVMTGAGAAAISCARLYVRLGARRENILLCDRTGVVHRGRTENMNRWKEEFAAETRARTVADALVGADVFVGLSGPGVVTAAMLKTMAQRPVIFAMANPTPEVDYDEAKQARPDAIVATGRSDYPNQVNNVLGYPFIFRGALDVRARSINEDMKIAAARALAALAREDVPDEVIDAYGGQNLRFGPEYIIPKPFDHRVLLWVAPAVAKAAMESGVAGRRVDLAAYREELEARLGKSYQVMRIVLNKAKRNPKRVLFPEGEHEKILRAAQILSDEGIAQPVLVGSAATIRSRLKEMGLDVTPEIIDPDTIPESELADMAQELYALRARKGVTLVEARETLRQPAALAAMLVRRGRADAFLGGLTTHYPETLRPCLQIIGTRPEASRVVGLYLMTLKNQVFFFADATVNIDPDSEALAEIAIQAANVARRFDVDPRVAMLSFSNFGSTRHPLADKVARAVSIVRRRDPSLVVDGEMQADTAVVPEILRGTYPFSRLKEPANVLVFPDLAAANVAYKLLQRLADAQAIGPILEGMARPVHVLQRGDEVSDVVNMAAIAVVEAQEMEGEFPPRVRMEP
- a CDS encoding electron transfer flavoprotein subunit alpha/FixB family protein; this translates as MADAATRGEPLRGGIYRDMWVYCEQKDGEFLPVSLEMLGEARRLMDKYAQDYKERENVVAVVLGHSVDGLAKQAIQRGADVVYICDHPELATFRLEPATRVVAGMARAKDANKAYDKPRYFLFPATHNGRDLSATVLAELESGLASDCNKLYIEDIPIKHPVKTPGGERIFERTLGMKRPDFSGFEWSTILCLNDPEKEFYPQACSVIPGSFQPLDTSTGRNGTVVPYKFNLGERDLRVKVRSRRKLGGGVRLDKFPVVVAVGRGIGANPSEGMRLGVELAKALGGEVGVSRGVVTAKYPLDANSKKYAEEERQIGETGQFVKPKVYLALGISGAIQHKKGMDQSEKIVAVNTDEAAPIREFSDVFVKGDLYKVVPPLLRAIEAELKTATAAPAAPIAGGKA